ggagacgaaggggcaaaacaggaaaataatctagtagtggacggacattgttccgagtcttcggtatttggcggagatgttagtgaaggcggagaagagggcgaactagaggaaaaacaggcagattcctcctctatttacaaactcctggggatgcaacaagtgggcgcggtgcgtcgacttccggatctgacgtcgacaaatttttagaatcgagccgtcgacttcgtcgaggcttcgctacagccctaggtaataatggctctttaatGGGAACAGGTAGCCGACCCCTGACCCAGCTCTATGACATCTCGTCTACCACTGATTTACAACACTGATCTTTTTATCACAAGCCGGGAggaaacaatgattactgcctattctcaaatctgcaaagctcactggaaggacacagaccgaggacaatattttcctggtatagggtttattactcaagaaagggtaaaaaaagtatctgattagaaggctacttgagtaccgagtgtcatctgatctaatatttttagaatgatgacatcaaacagacaaaaaataagaagttatgggcaaatatttatattgtaaagactaaaggggaaaaatgtaaacaaataaacaacataattacaaaataacaaattttaggctaaatctagacacaaactgaggaaaatattttcctgacatacagggtttatttagttgtctgaaaatgtaacacgtttaaaaaataccgcgataataccgaaaaccgtgataattttggtcacaataaccgggaggttaaattttcacaccgtgacaaccctatggtggagttgctaatgctaacagttagcttctgctagctaagACGTTCTctaccgtttcctggacgctaaaacaagaacagccttccttgtcgtgagtcaagatgggtgagtccatgtgtgacgtagatctgtcaggcttttctaatcatcaggagataggtgtaggagactattttcatgttcagcctgcacgaaaaactcaagagtgaccgattataatcaggaataatcatttaaaaaaatgttttttcagtgaaccacacctttaagggaATGTTTATGTAAAACAGTAAAGAACATGTTTTTATTCTGAATGCAGGTTTGGTCAGAAACAAACCGAGCAGCATTTTACCTCTTCCTTGCTGTGAAGATTCACTTCCTGTGCGGGATCGTTCACCATAAGTTTCCTCATTACGCCAGCTAGGGTCCCTGAAAACAACAACCGTTTACTTCTCAAAACATTGGATATTGTTTTAGCTTCAAAGCAGAACTAAAGTTGGTACAacacttttattaaatcaaaaaaCTCGCTGGAAACCAGTACAAAACTGTCAATTATTTCACTGCACTTTTACTTGTAACGAAATAACTTGCTGTCGAGTGACAGATTGCTACATACTTGATGACAACCTGACATGTTTAATCACAAACTCCAGCAAAAATCCTAAGCAGATGTTTTAGAGACACATGTTTTGGCataaaaagcagaaaaacagtcatCTCTGACCTGTCCCTCATCTTTCTTTCAGGTCCTCTGGTTTTGTCCTCTTCTAGCTGCCTCTGCagcctttcttcttctttcttcagccTTTCCTCCACCTCTCTTTCCTTGGCCGCTGTGTCAACTGGTTTTGCTCCCCCAAATATGGAGGAGGCCCTGCTGCCGGAGCTGGGGGCGACGGCTGGAGATGTGCTCCCGCTGCTGCCGGTACCTTCCTCCTCCTTCGGTACGCTGCGGGGCTTCAAGTTCAGCTTGGGTCTTTGCTGAGGAGCTTGAGGGAAAATGTGGAGGTAACGAAACCAGATTAGAAGGACTGAACGCTGCAGAGACCCGGTCTGAAGAAACAATCATGTAGtcagatttaaaaaaacaaaacaaaaaaaaacttaccTCTCTCCTCCCGTCGCTCATACCGGTCCTCCCGGTCCCCATAATGATCCCGCTCACCGTAACGATCGCTGCTCCCCCGACCATCCTCGTAATCTCGGCGGAAGCCGCTACCAAAGGCACGACGACTTCCTCCACCACGAGAGTCGTAGCCTGAAATGAAAAATTAGGGCCGATAAGAAACAGGGAAACCTGAAAACATCCTGCTGGAAAAAGAAAACCTGAGAAAAACAGGAAGTCAGGAGAAAACCAACACACGTCTAAACCAGCTCACCCCCTTGACTGAAGTCCCTGCGGTCCTTGTTGTCGTAGCGATCCCTACGGTCCCTGTCATCATAGCGCTCCCTGTCATCATAGCGATCCTTACGGTCCCTGTCGTCATAGCGATCCCGGTAGCGGTCTCTCCCACTGTCATAGCGATCATTATCTCGCCGCGGGCCATCTCTGTAACGATCGGACTCGTAGCGGTCCCGTGATTCTGCAAACAGCCGACAAGTATTCCATCAGATGAAAACTAGAGAGGATCTTAGATGAGTAAAACAGGATTTTCTCATCAGGTTCAAGCAGGAATATCTGAACGGAAACAAAGATCAAACAAAACCTCTGGACTTACTTTCTCCAAACGGATCATCTCTCCTTGGAGGTCCGTCATCAGCGTCTGCACTGGGTCGAGCCCTCCAGTCACTGTCCGTCTTGTCAGGACCCATGTCTGCCATGCGTCCACCCCTGTCCCTGCCTCCCATGGACCCACCGTCTCGTTCTATGATGGAAAGATGAAATGTGTTTTACTGTAACAGTGGCAGAGTTGTTAAGTGTGCActctgtaatcagaaggttgcaggttcgaacaccgatcagtctgttgctgtcattgtgtccttgggcaaaacactcgaCTCGCGCTGCCTgcaggtggtgatcggagggactggtggcgccagtgctcagcagcctcgcctttgtccctgtgccacagggcagctgtggctacagtgtagctcatcaccaccagtgtgtgaatgattgtgttgtaaagcaccttggggggggggggttctagaaTTCTAGAAGGCACTcaatcaaacacaggccatttaccattttgcatTAGCAGCAACTTTTTTCATTGGCCATACCAATCTAGTTGGGTTGTAAACACTGCTCCTGCTAATAAAGTTGCAGACTTCAACGTAAGACTCCGACTGGGCTGCACACCAGAACCAGCATTACAGAAACCAGTAACACCAGTCTCACACAGTCTCATACAAGATTCTAAAACGTCCCAACTAAAGAAATAAAGTAAGACACCGACACGTGACGAATGTCACATTTTGGCTCCAGAAACTGGACAGTGGGACATTTCATGAAATCTTTTTTCTTGTATTTTTCATGTAATCTTTAATTTAAAAACCACATTTTTTTAGGCTAAAAGCAGCAGCCGACACGCACCTTTATCGTTAGATTGGCCTGCAATATCAACACGAATCCTTCGATTCCCCAGGTTCTGTTGACATAAAAAGAAGCTGGTGAACCCTGACTCGTTTATTTAAACAAAAGACTTCAAatatatgaaaataaaataaattccaCAACATAATTTTAAGGCGAGGTATTAGTTATAAGGTTGAGTTAATGTCTGAGATTCACCTCTTCATTCAGGCTGAGGGCACTCAGAAGAGACTCCAGGTCATCAAACTCAGCGTAGCCGAATCCTTTCAGCCTCTCTGGGTTGTTGGGCTCTCGCGGCAGGCGCACTGCACTGATCTGCagagaaagcagaagaaaaaaATACCTGAGCCACAGAAACTTGAAAACCTAGTAAACAtgaatacaaatatatatatatatatatatatatatatatatatatatatatgtgtgtgtgtgtgtgtgtgtgtgtgttatgggaTCCTGTCAAAACAGTAAACAGAAGTTTCACAACACATATCCTAAAATAAAAAATGATACCGTTGTAAGATCACGCCAAATTTAAATGCCTGCACGCATTTCACGACCTTGAAAAAGCTTTTATAAACGTAAACAACCACTAGATCACAACCCATGTGTCGATGTGTTTTACACCCCGCTGAAGTAGAGGAACACCTACTGCCAAGCCGCGGAAGAAATCTTTAATGGATTCTTCGGTGACTTCGTAAGGCAGGTTGCCCAGGAAGGCCGTGTAAGGCGGACTGCGGGGCAGTTTGGACCGGTCGATGTTTGGCTCACGAGCAGAGCGCGGGGCCGTGGGCAGGGTGGAGCGGTCGATGGGCGGGGCCCTGTACATATCCTCCTCCGTGTGCCACGATGTCGAGACTGAAGAGACAAGAAGCAGAAGCTCTTTAGAGAAAAGACATCAGGTTTTCATTAAGACCGACTCATCAGAAAGACTTGAAAGCATCTAAATAGGAAAAATTTGGGGATTTCAAAGTGTTcaaaataatttaataaaaaaatataaatgaaTTAAACTTAGATTTTCTAAAAGGTTAGAGTGACGATTAAGGGAGAAACTTTTTCATTTGAAGCTCTTTACATTTTGCTCAGCTGAGTGTTAAAAATCAAAAGTGTCGGCTCAGGTCTTCAAATATTCAAAGTAAATTACAAAATTGTACAACATACAGATAATTAAGAACCAGTAATAAATACAATGTAAAGACACAAATCAGATACATATATTATCTGTCAAATATAACAGAGGTGTAAATAATACTTTGTTATTGCTGATTTGAAGTGACACACTTCGTGTGTCAGACAAAAGAAAAGCAGCTGCTGCAGTTCTTTTATTTTTCCACTTATTGTTAAACTAGAAGCAGCAGCAAAAAAACAACTGCCACAAAACGGAGAACAACACAACATTACAATGTTAATGGTCACTGCAACAATCACAACTCACAGATATTGTCACCATCTTTCCTAGtaaatataattattattataatagaGCCCCCCTCCCAAAAACCTACACATTCACTTTAATGAATCCAAattataatttcattttctggttAAATTTTAAATGTGTGACAGAAATAAATCCAGTAAACTATTTTTATGTTCCTGTTCTGGACCATTCTGAGAGGTTTCAATTCTTCCATGTAGAAGAATAGTAAACAAAATTGGGTTATTTTTTATTAGGCTAATTTATATTTGTGTTACAAAGATTACATCCTGCATGCTATTACAATGTCATGTTTAGTAAGACATTAATATCTGGACAATAGTTTCTTTAATTGTAGTAAATTGGGTCAAATATATTGAAAATAGTCATTTTTAGATGGATCTGTGAAGTTTGCATAAACCAAGTAGAATGATAATATGCAAATAATTGGCTCAATGTTGAAATGGACCTCCACACTGGCATGCAATCCTTTTAGTATCAGTGTCTTGTTATAAAATTTGATTTATTGCAAAAATAAAGagataaaaatgattaaaactatCTTTCCTTATGGTCAAAGCTGCAGAGCCACACGACCCCAGAGCTGCAGATCTGCTTTAGATCCAAAACATCTGAGAGAACGAATGTTGTCAGATTTAAACCTAAGCCGTACTTTAGTTTACAAAACGCAGCAAAGTGATCGTTATCTTCTTGATCAAGTCTTTTTGATGCCATTATTGACACTGAACACTGCACAAACGAACATTTGAAAGGTCACAGCTGAATAAACATCAACCTCACAGAAACGCTGAAAGTGAGATCAGCATTATAAAAGCTAGACCAACTAGTTCCTACAGTTAATGAAACTAAAGAGGTTTCCCCTAAACTCAAAACCTCACCAGCCACTCGTGTGTTTGACCACACATGCTGACTGATTCACCACAGTGCTAAATGTGTTTAGCTCTCAAACACACATTCAAATTATAATTACAAACAATATTTCACTACAACAGTTCCAACGCCTTGAACTCTAACGGTTAACCCATACACACATGGGCACGCACACACATGATGGAGATTTTGCTTTTGCATCAACATTCTGCAGAGTGGATACAAAAACAACTCGTCATGCAGAACCAAGGCATACACACACAAAAGAATCCATTCCTACACGTCTGGCACAGCTGTATTCCATGTTTTCTTTTGTCTGTTCTGAACAGGAAGTGAACTTTGGCGGGCTAAAACTGTAAATGAATCATTTAAATATAAACTTTATTGGGTTTATTGTTTTCTCATTCAGAGCGTTTGAATGGTCGTCAGCTAAATGAACCAGGCTACAATCAATGACTCAATTTGAAATTCACTTTGCATTTGTTTAAACTTTATTCACATACAGTTAAAATGTATTTCAGAGTTCTGCCTCAGATAGACAGATTTCTGTGTTGGTCTCACCATCTCCATCCAAGTCGTCCGTCTCATCAGCCCAGCTGGTAGACTTAGACGGGTAGCTTGGGGCTACATTAGGATTGCCGCCGCTGCCGGCACCGTCTTCGGCCAGAAAGTCATTGAGAGTTAGGGTCTTccccttcttattcttcttcttagcTGGATGAAAGACGCAGAACACAGTTGGCTTTGTTACAACACTAAACACATGAATAAGTGCGTTAAAACAGCAGAAAACGTGAAAGGtagagctgcacaatatatctTAAATGTATCGTCATCACAATATAAGCATGCACAATACGCATATCgtaaacagaaaaaataaatcgcaatgaatggtcagctcaaatgtttgctacacatcaaGTATTTTGTCAAACGGAAGCAAGAAGTTAGTGACTAATAAAATAAAGCTCTTCAGCCagttggccaatcgggtgggttctcataagTTAGATGCCTGCCGCCATCTATCTTATGACATCACTTAATttggatggttagcaaacaccgggAGTTAGCTtcattctgctctttctgcttttcccgggatccactgatcgccttttcttgttcagtttcttttcccctttcctcacatctcttGATCTAAACTTTTGCCTCAcccattttttaatttaaaaaaaaatatatattttttttacatctttgattgtttttgttcctgagttgtttttatttactgCAAGTCATATTGTCATTGCAATATTGATCACTGttgtcgcaggttttcctaatattgtgcagccctaatgaaAGGTTTATGGGTACACATTTAAACGTCTATTTTACGTTTCAATCTGTCTTTATTGTAAACATACGGACAACACAGTTACACCCCTGTAAGGGGTTCATAACTTTGCCCGCCTGTGCTCGCCAGTGTCATTGTAGCCAAGCTGTGACATGCTGTCCAGCTTCAGCAGATAAGAGAGGCTAAAGCGCATGAGTGATAAAAGCACACACTTATATCCAACGGTCACTGGGCTGCCAGTTAGAAGAAAGCTGTGAGGCCTTTTTAAAATAGTCAAACTTCTTAAAGAgcctaaataaataataatatattCCAAATTTCTGAAACCTCTCACTTGGTTTAAAGACAGCAGGAGCTCATGTCTTTACGACTAGATAAAGAAATTAATTAAGCAATAAAATAAAGAATTAATAATCATAACCAACTGGAAGGAAATCATTTGTCTACATTCACAAGGCGGTGACGTTTCTTTCCCACAACGAAACATTCCAGATTGTGTGCAGCCAGCAACAGCTGCCCAGGGGGCTTCACTCTGCTCTGGAaacaggttagatttgttttaatcCCAACTGTCAGTGAACTACTCATACATGAAATTACATTATCACTAGGGCtgtacaatatatcgtaaatatatcgttatcgtgatatcagcatACACAATATGCATatagcaaagaacagataaatattgcattgaatgttcagctcaaatgtttgctacacataatgcattctgtcaatcaaatgaaagcattatgttttttaacaaatcaaatagagctcttcacccatttggccaattgggtgggttctcataggtcagatgcccgcccccgaggcgggcggcacttcattttgatggttagcatacacctgagttagctttggtcTGTTCTTttcgctgattctgcttttcccgggagccactgattgccttttcttgttcattcccTTTTTCCCTTCCttcacatctttagcttttctcatttttataaattttttatttctttgtttttgattaattttgttcctgagttaagtttttatttatcgtaagtaatatcgtcatcgcaatattaatcattattatcgaatatcgcaggttttcctaatatcgtgcagccctaataatcACACATGGTAACAGTGAAGGTAAGTTTCACACTCTAAAATATTTGCAAAAAAGTGATGATAAAAAAAGCATATGCCCACTTTAACGGCTGGTACTCTTGTAATAACCCACCATGCAGCCTGCTCTTTGATCTGCACTAATCTGATTCTACGGAGCTGGATTAGGACTAATTTTCCCTTTCTGTAAAAGCTAAAATATCAAAATGCACTTAAATTTGTTTTGGATCAGTTATCCTACAAGGAGCCTaaatcacacccatctacttccggaccatgggtccccggaagaacgaaaaaatgaatgcaagtcaatgaagCTAAAagactattttctaattccgcttgttttgtgccatggatttcacatatgatgtctgtgaattttaaagacacattttgataacaATGacacgcttattttcgaacagggggaaacactgttttagattttgtgtgaaaataagtccaggactataaatgcgcttcacgaaagtgacatcaaaccagacatggagaaaactgagggaaaagagcATTAatacagcaaacttcccacaggaggaaagaacaaccacaaatctggtcatttggtaagtagcagctactttggggagaggagattcacatatgcgacgtgccgatttctcgtttatagtcatgctaattacaaacgtttacaagctaataaatctcaaagtatgtgactggtgtAGTcataacacccatcattactttttatttaaattgcagtacaacatgtgtgatccagggacTACGgcagacttgggctccctatatcGAGCATTGGAAGTTAAATCAGAAATTACCTACTTATTAACTCAGAtacgtttttatttaattttttgtggAAAGTGTGTGTCTATTAACATAATTCCCTAGCACagcaaaaaaaaagattaaataaattaaaaaaaaaaacatactacactcctggtttgttaactcaccACTGCTAAGTACTAGTTCAAGCTAGCAATAACAGACATGTGGACCAGGATCATAATTTTCAAACTTAATCAGAAAAGATAAATTGCATTATGTTAACCATTGTTCAGTAGCAGGTCAGAAGAGCACGAGTCAAATATCAGATCTAAAAAACACCCAAATAGTGCATCTGTATTCATATGGGAAAACTGTGGTTATGTTGACTAGTTTCTGAAACGTAAACGTTTTCAGACATGTTTTCTATTTCTAGCCGATTTTGGTTTTTTCAAATAATACATCTAGACAGACTTCTAAAATATAGTTGACACCTCTGTTCCTAATGAGTTTATTGCCTTAAAATATCACAGGAGTCAACCTGGTCGGTCACATGATCAACGCCTGTCAATGAACCCTGTAGAGGTGTAGTAACCTGTATGCCTGTGAGGTTTCTCAGCCTTAAAAATGTCATAATGtccattttaatgatatcttgttaGTCTGAGAAAACACTTTTCAGTATATTTTAAAATTTTCACTAAAGAGTAAACACGAATGCTTTTCCGTTATGTTATTTTTTCCACATTCATCGAGATCTGCGAAACATAAAAAGCAAGAGCACTTCTCCGGACTCTTTAAGGCTGCGTTTGAAGCCTGAGGGCTCGCAGTTAGCAGGCTTGATGATCGCTTTTGTCTCAATGTCTTTGCTGGCTTAGTCAGCGGAGGACTGCTGACGGGGGAAGTCTCTGCTCTTTAGCTGGCTACGTTTAGGGCCTAGCGCACGTCGCAGCGTCAGGATCCAAGTGCGCCATCAACGCTGCAATACTTAGCCGGCCGGAAAAGCCAGCTCAAAGTTGGGAAGCTGACAGCGAAGAGTTTAGGATGCGACCCCACAGGCCCAGCTGCCCCGCTTAATCAAACGCAGACACCGGAGAGCATCTCCGCACACGTGGGGACTCTTCAGGCGGCTCCGGATCCCTCTCGGCCCAACCCCTCCTCCACAAATCGCGCTTGCGCCCGATGCCTGTTTGCCCTGAGCGCCACGGCGTAGCTCCACCGCTGACTTAAAATGTGCCAGCAGCCATTCACGCAGTTGGGAACATTGAGCCGCAGGTCGACCAGCACCTCGTACACCTTTTACCAAAATAAGCAGGGAAGCAGACGCACCACACACCGACATAACGTTAGTTCCATAAGCAAGTTAGTTTGATTaggttagcttaaaaacgctcgtTGCTTCGTTCATTCCGCCTTCCACCACCAGCTTCGCCGTTTTAGCGGGCAAAAACAATCAATAAATGACGAACAGGCGCGAGACAACGACACAGACTCGAAAGGGGGCGAACCGGTATTCCTCACATTTATTATTCTAAGCTGTCCGAAACCATAAACGAGAGAAATTCCCAATAATCGACTCAGATCGATCACTCTACATAAACCTCACCTGACGCCGCCATGTTGGAGAACGAGTTCGTTGAGGTTCCCGGATGAAGGCGTCAGAGGTTTTATGATCGGGAGCGCGCAATGGCCGTTCACGTGCCTGCGCGCGCCTCCACCCTTGTTTACttcctgacctgacccacatctgCAAACAAATTTTTAACCCTCTTGTAGATAATTTAATAATATGGCAGAATGCCTTGCTTTATTACTAGCTATCCTCTTGACAAACTCCCAGTTTGTATATACACATATTATTTGCCCTTCATGTTATCTTACTGATATCTCCTattctttcattttctgttcatactTCATTGTTTTTCATTTCTGAATTGATAAACCCAGGATTGCCAGAACATGGACTTTTGAGCTCCTTTATAACATGTTATTTTCTCACATGTTTTGAAATGAAGTTGTATCTAAATATGTTCAATAAAGTtattacaataaataaataaaatacccaCATCTGCTGATGCTTCCTGGTGTTTCTGCCACCAGCCACGATGTGTTTCACTTTTATAAAAACGATCAGAGAGTTTTACCAAAGTGTTGCTAAGTGTTTAATCACAAGCCCAGAAATAACAGTTTTACAGCAATAAGTAAAAACGTTATCATAATGTTCACTTTGGGgattttattcaaaaaataaatgTATGATTGTAGTCATATTGCAgtccatggacgtagttttgactttagaagtgtgtgtgtggggggggggggggggggcacaactgGCATGAGTTCTGgtggggtctttacagtaagtatgcaaaaaatatatataaaaaactaCAACCTAGAGGCTCCTTTATGCAgagatgcagaactgtcaagtacacaggtggcaggaacggccaatcactcgttagcaagtatcagtagAGCCAATAGATGTGCTTGTGGACAGTTCTAATGGGAAggggcttcaacacaagcggctGTTTTCCGCTCGGACttagagctcaactagtgtctatttaatatggtGTAATATTGTTTATTGGACGGTAAaacgtgcaggggacaaaaacttGCTTTGGAAAAAGTGAGGGAGACATGTCCTCTTTGGCCCCCCCAATAAAACTTCGCCCATGTAGTCTCaaaaccttacctgatataagaaATAATGCAACATTAATGTCCTCCATACCTTATTTAAACTGACCTATTAGAGTGAAGTATAATCATCATTTAACAAGCAAAATACGATAAATTACATTGCAAATTAAACAGAATTAAATCATTTTCTGAGAATATATGCAATATTAATTCCAGCTGTTATGAATGAGGTAACAGCAAGGACTCATTTTGGGCTGTGGGTTTTATtgtgaaattaaaaaaaaaagttcagcATTATTTATGCTGTTGTGTTTTCTAATATCTTAATATATAAAAAAGTTTTCTGATGGGGCTGCATCCCATTTGTCTGTGATGGAAATCACAAAATTgctcagaaaatgtttaaaatattaaaatgacaATGAAAGGTATTTCCCCCCATTTAACCAAAACTGAAATATCTATAAATACCTGCTAAATTAGCAGGACCAAAACCCAGCAGATGGACTAGGTGAAAGCTGAAGATTTGTCAGTCATCATCACAGAGTTCAAAGTCAACACCTGATGGTGAGAGGGGATCAGTAATCCATATTAAAGCAGCATCTGCGGCTGACACCTGTTATTCAGGGAGGTTTTTGAGCATTTCAGCATGGATCATAGAAggaggagtccagatgctgcacatCCTCTCATCCTCCCTACGATTGTTTTGGGGTTTAAGGCAACACTCTGAATCTGAAAAACTGAAAATTCTGCCACAACAAGACATACAGACATACAAGACA
This sequence is a window from Nothobranchius furzeri strain GRZ-AD chromosome 3, NfurGRZ-RIMD1, whole genome shotgun sequence. Protein-coding genes within it:
- the LOC107385914 gene encoding eukaryotic translation initiation factor 4B — protein: MAASAKKKNKKGKTLTLNDFLAEDGAGSGGNPNVAPSYPSKSTSWADETDDLDGDVSTSWHTEEDMYRAPPIDRSTLPTAPRSAREPNIDRSKLPRSPPYTAFLGNLPYEVTEESIKDFFRGLAISAVRLPREPNNPERLKGFGYAEFDDLESLLSALSLNEENLGNRRIRVDIAGQSNDKERDGGSMGGRDRGGRMADMGPDKTDSDWRARPSADADDGPPRRDDPFGEKSRDRYESDRYRDGPRRDNDRYDSGRDRYRDRYDDRDRKDRYDDRERYDDRDRRDRYDNKDRRDFSQGGYDSRGGGSRRAFGSGFRRDYEDGRGSSDRYGERDHYGDREDRYERREERAPQQRPKLNLKPRSVPKEEEGTGSSGSTSPAVAPSSGSRASSIFGGAKPVDTAAKEREVEERLKKEEERLQRQLEEDKTRGPERKMRDRDPSWRNEETYGERSRTGSESSQQGRGSRCRDSERPGDNEVFSGREESSSPGSSPLPPSTSSSKEPLKVMPAPPPKENVWAKRSAVSTGSVDGDPRQPASPVSPGGSTPPKFSSSSSADERGSGKDENKADGVRRDRGIPRGRGGLGAGRGRGEVPSKDRRKEADRKDNKKDSRPPPEPKKHEDTPTPKFSSASKYAALLMDGDDAEDVE